A genomic window from Carassius carassius chromosome 29, fCarCar2.1, whole genome shotgun sequence includes:
- the LOC132109386 gene encoding solute carrier family 4 member 11-like isoform X4 — MDLRDAETEDSGEEIQRKRDVLAVQMDRSHYETDVQPSISDADASGFGLLHTSRRYVKLVDFLEEVRAHRDLDGFLAQASILLDERASSLDEVLRRMLEHVAMDGQGCCNAEEVMHALFTDAGGQEANVHLLTETIQGVTATATGVRYQQSWLCVLCNVKSLQRRCVCVSRLERPQNWGVNCCEVRYVILILAPPRTKSTKTAIELGRTFATLFSDISFRQKLLETKTQEDFKQELVIQRQQLSTAIQKPSLEEETDPHSNKPLKVKDFLRAGRGIYEDLCRRLPLYLSDFTDGILDSNRSLLKYTTTAIFLYIAILLPAIAFGSLNDESTRGEIDVQKTIVGQCIGGVIYSLFAGSPLVIPLTTAPLAIFISVIRGICDDYDLDFPAFYACIGLWNSLFLILGGIFNVSLFMKLFKRSTEEVIALFISIAFVGDALKGTIKIFHKYYHGLTLVNGSTGELQGLGVILHQELNGTEYGGGSMPATAVLCTRERPILCLLLMLGTLWLGYALFLIKRSPFLHAKVREVVSDCALPISVVIFSFVGSYLFIDIQLPVFNYQNEALFKVAAFDQLTGMNVLSACGLGFLLALLIFIDQNIVVSLTNAPENRLLKGTAYHWDLMLSGFINILMSVLGLPWMHAAFPHSTLHVRQLARVEQRVEGGHLYETIVSVKETRLTSLAANILIGLSVFLLPVPLQWIPKPVLYGLFLYIALTSIDGNQMCDRMALLLKEQTSYPPTHYIRRVPQRKVHYFTGLQMVQLIILCAFGMYPLPYMKMIFPLLMIMLIPIRNYLLPKIIEARYLDIIDSQHM, encoded by the exons ATGG ATCTGCGAGACGCGGAAACAGAGGACAGCGGAGAAGAGATCCAGAGGAAACGAGATGTGCTTGCCGTCCAGATGGACAGAAGTCACTATGAGACGGATGTTCAGCCAAGCATCTCAG ACGCTGATGCTTCAGGATTTGGCCTTCTGCATACATCAAGAAGA TATGTGAAGCTGGTGGATTTTCTGGAGGAGGTGAGAGCTCACAGGGATCTGGATGGGTTCTTGGCGCAGGCCAGCATCCTGCTGGATGAGAGGGCGTCCTCCCTGGATGAAGTGCTGCGCAGAATGCTGGAGCATGTGGCCATGGATGGCCAGGGCTGCTGCAATGCAGAAGAGGTCATGCATGCTCTGTTCACAGATGCCGGAGGACAGGAGGCCAACG TTCACTTGTTGACCGAGACCATTCAGGGAGTGACAGCAACAGCCACTGGAGTTCGCTACCAGCAGTCCTggctctgtgtgct CTGTAATGTGAAGAGTCTTCAGAGACGTTGCGTCTGTGTTTCGCGTCTGGAGCGGCCGCAGAACTGGGGCGTGAACTGCTGCGAGGTTCGCTATGTTATCCTCATCCTGGCACCGCCTCGCACA AAAAGCACAAAAACCGCCATAGAGCTCGGCCGCACGTTTGCCACCTTGTTCTCAGACATCTCGTTTAGACAAAAACTCCTGGAAACCAAGACCCAGGAGGACTTCAAGCAGGAGCTGGTGATTCAAAGGCAGCAGCTCTCCACTGCCATCCAGAAGCCCTCGCTGGAGGAAGAGACCGACCCACACAGCAACAAACCACTCAAG GTAAAAGATTTCCTCCGAGCAGGTCGTGGCATTTATGAAGACCTGTGCCGCAGGCTTCCGTTGTACCTGTCGGACTTCACAGATG GTATTCTGGACTCTAACAGATCTTTGTTGAAGTACACCACAACAGCCATCTTCCTCTACATCGCCATCCTGCTGCCGGCCATTGCGTTCGGTTCTCTGAATGACGAGAGCACGCGAGGAGAGATAG ATGTGCAGAAGACTATAGTTGGTCAGTGCATTGGAGGAGTGATTTACTCTCTATTTGCTGGTTCTCCGCTGGTCATTCCTCTGACCACTGCACCTCTAGCCATCTTCATCAGCG TGATCAGAGGCATCTGTGATGACTACGACCTTGATTTTCCTGCTTTCTACGCCTGCATCGGCCTCTGGAACAGTCTGTTCCTCATACTGGGAGGCATCTTCAATGTCAGCCTGTTTATGAAGCTCTTTAAACG CTCCACAGAAGAAGTGATAGCTTTGTTCATCTCCATTGCCTTTGTGGGCGACGCTTTGAAAGGCACCATAAAGA tatttcataaatattatcaTGGCCTTACACTAGTCAATGGAAGCACAGGGGAACTGCAAGGTCTGGGTGTGATCCTTCATCAGGAATTGAATGGAACAGAGTATGGAGGCGGCTCAATGCCTGCAACAGCAGTGCTGTGCACCAGGGAGCGCCCTATTCTCTGCCTGCTGCTGATGCTGGGAACACTGTGGCTGGGCTATGCCCTCTTCCTCATCAAGAGAAG CCCATTCCTGCATGCTAAAGTCAGGGAGGTGGTGTCAGACTGTGCATTGCCAATATCTGTGGTCATCTTCTCCTTCGTGGGCTCCTACCTGTTCATCGACATTCAGC TTCCAGTTTTCAACTACCAGAATGAAGCCCTATTCAAAGTAGCGGCTTTTGACCAGCTGACAGGGATGAACGTATTAAGTGCATGCGGTCTTGGCTTTCTCCTAGCCTTGCTCATCTTCATTGACCAAAATATTGTGGTGTCCCTCACCAATGCCCCAGAGAACAG ACTGCTAAAGGGAACGGCGTACCACTGGGACCTGATGCTCTCTGGGTTTATCAACATCCTGATGTCAGTGCTGGGTTTGCCATGGATGCACGCAGCTTTCCCACACTCCACACTTCATGTGCGTCAGCTAGCGCGGGTGGAACAGCGAGTGGAGGGGGGCCACCTCTACGAAAC GATAGTCAGCGTGAAGGAGACAAGACTTACCTCGCTGGCTGCGAACATCCTAATTGGTTTGTCAGTGTTTTTGCTGCCGGTGCCTCTGCAGTGGATACCGAAACCCGTTCTCTACGGCCTCTTCCTGTACATCGCTCTCACGTCTATTGATGGAAACCAGATGTGTGACCGAATGGCCCTTCTGCTTAAAGAACAA ACGTCGTATCCACCCACTCACTACATCCGCAGAGTGCCTCAGAGGAAGGTGCATTATTTCACAGGCCTGCAGATGGTTCAGTTGATCATCCTGTGTGCGTTTGGGATGTACCCTCTGCCCTATATGAAGATGATCTTCCCTTTACTCATGATCATGCTCATTCCAATAAG GAACTACTTGTTGCCGAAGATCATTGAAGCAAGGTACCTGGATATCATTGATTCTCAACACATGTAG
- the LOC132109386 gene encoding solute carrier family 4 member 11-like isoform X3 produces MMESKEVLHFVTTDASSPGQTRNGHPFQRMDLRDAETEDSGEEIQRKRDVLAVQMDRSHYETDVQPSISDADASGFGLLHTSRRYVKLVDFLEEVRAHRDLDGFLAQASILLDERASSLDEVLRRMLEHVAMDGQGCCNAEEVMHALFTDAGGQEANVHLLTETIQGVTATATGVRYQQSWLCVLCNVKSLQRRCVCVSRLERPQNWGVNCCEVRYVILILAPPRTKSTKTAIELGRTFATLFSDISFRQKLLETKTQEDFKQELVIQRQQLSTAIQKPSLEEETDPHSNKPLKVKDFLRAGRGIYEDLCRRLPLYLSDFTDGILDSNRSLLKYTTTAIFLYIAILLPAIAFGSLNDESTRGEIDVQKTIVGQCIGGVIYSLFAGSPLVIPLTTAPLAIFISVIRGICDDYDLDFPAFYACIGLWNSLFLILGGIFNVSLFMKLFKRSTEEVIALFISIAFVGDALKGTIKINGSTGELQGLGVILHQELNGTEYGGGSMPATAVLCTRERPILCLLLMLGTLWLGYALFLIKRSPFLHAKVREVVSDCALPISVVIFSFVGSYLFIDIQLPVFNYQNEALFKVAAFDQLTGMNVLSACGLGFLLALLIFIDQNIVVSLTNAPENRLLKGTAYHWDLMLSGFINILMSVLGLPWMHAAFPHSTLHVRQLARVEQRVEGGHLYETIVSVKETRLTSLAANILIGLSVFLLPVPLQWIPKPVLYGLFLYIALTSIDGNQMCDRMALLLKEQTSYPPTHYIRRVPQRKVHYFTGLQMVQLIILCAFGMYPLPYMKMIFPLLMIMLIPIRNYLLPKIIEARYLDIIDSQHM; encoded by the exons ATGCTTCATCACCTGGGCAGACAAGAAATGGCCACCCGTTCCAAAGGATGG ATCTGCGAGACGCGGAAACAGAGGACAGCGGAGAAGAGATCCAGAGGAAACGAGATGTGCTTGCCGTCCAGATGGACAGAAGTCACTATGAGACGGATGTTCAGCCAAGCATCTCAG ACGCTGATGCTTCAGGATTTGGCCTTCTGCATACATCAAGAAGA TATGTGAAGCTGGTGGATTTTCTGGAGGAGGTGAGAGCTCACAGGGATCTGGATGGGTTCTTGGCGCAGGCCAGCATCCTGCTGGATGAGAGGGCGTCCTCCCTGGATGAAGTGCTGCGCAGAATGCTGGAGCATGTGGCCATGGATGGCCAGGGCTGCTGCAATGCAGAAGAGGTCATGCATGCTCTGTTCACAGATGCCGGAGGACAGGAGGCCAACG TTCACTTGTTGACCGAGACCATTCAGGGAGTGACAGCAACAGCCACTGGAGTTCGCTACCAGCAGTCCTggctctgtgtgct CTGTAATGTGAAGAGTCTTCAGAGACGTTGCGTCTGTGTTTCGCGTCTGGAGCGGCCGCAGAACTGGGGCGTGAACTGCTGCGAGGTTCGCTATGTTATCCTCATCCTGGCACCGCCTCGCACA AAAAGCACAAAAACCGCCATAGAGCTCGGCCGCACGTTTGCCACCTTGTTCTCAGACATCTCGTTTAGACAAAAACTCCTGGAAACCAAGACCCAGGAGGACTTCAAGCAGGAGCTGGTGATTCAAAGGCAGCAGCTCTCCACTGCCATCCAGAAGCCCTCGCTGGAGGAAGAGACCGACCCACACAGCAACAAACCACTCAAG GTAAAAGATTTCCTCCGAGCAGGTCGTGGCATTTATGAAGACCTGTGCCGCAGGCTTCCGTTGTACCTGTCGGACTTCACAGATG GTATTCTGGACTCTAACAGATCTTTGTTGAAGTACACCACAACAGCCATCTTCCTCTACATCGCCATCCTGCTGCCGGCCATTGCGTTCGGTTCTCTGAATGACGAGAGCACGCGAGGAGAGATAG ATGTGCAGAAGACTATAGTTGGTCAGTGCATTGGAGGAGTGATTTACTCTCTATTTGCTGGTTCTCCGCTGGTCATTCCTCTGACCACTGCACCTCTAGCCATCTTCATCAGCG TGATCAGAGGCATCTGTGATGACTACGACCTTGATTTTCCTGCTTTCTACGCCTGCATCGGCCTCTGGAACAGTCTGTTCCTCATACTGGGAGGCATCTTCAATGTCAGCCTGTTTATGAAGCTCTTTAAACG CTCCACAGAAGAAGTGATAGCTTTGTTCATCTCCATTGCCTTTGTGGGCGACGCTTTGAAAGGCACCATAAAGA TCAATGGAAGCACAGGGGAACTGCAAGGTCTGGGTGTGATCCTTCATCAGGAATTGAATGGAACAGAGTATGGAGGCGGCTCAATGCCTGCAACAGCAGTGCTGTGCACCAGGGAGCGCCCTATTCTCTGCCTGCTGCTGATGCTGGGAACACTGTGGCTGGGCTATGCCCTCTTCCTCATCAAGAGAAG CCCATTCCTGCATGCTAAAGTCAGGGAGGTGGTGTCAGACTGTGCATTGCCAATATCTGTGGTCATCTTCTCCTTCGTGGGCTCCTACCTGTTCATCGACATTCAGC TTCCAGTTTTCAACTACCAGAATGAAGCCCTATTCAAAGTAGCGGCTTTTGACCAGCTGACAGGGATGAACGTATTAAGTGCATGCGGTCTTGGCTTTCTCCTAGCCTTGCTCATCTTCATTGACCAAAATATTGTGGTGTCCCTCACCAATGCCCCAGAGAACAG ACTGCTAAAGGGAACGGCGTACCACTGGGACCTGATGCTCTCTGGGTTTATCAACATCCTGATGTCAGTGCTGGGTTTGCCATGGATGCACGCAGCTTTCCCACACTCCACACTTCATGTGCGTCAGCTAGCGCGGGTGGAACAGCGAGTGGAGGGGGGCCACCTCTACGAAAC GATAGTCAGCGTGAAGGAGACAAGACTTACCTCGCTGGCTGCGAACATCCTAATTGGTTTGTCAGTGTTTTTGCTGCCGGTGCCTCTGCAGTGGATACCGAAACCCGTTCTCTACGGCCTCTTCCTGTACATCGCTCTCACGTCTATTGATGGAAACCAGATGTGTGACCGAATGGCCCTTCTGCTTAAAGAACAA ACGTCGTATCCACCCACTCACTACATCCGCAGAGTGCCTCAGAGGAAGGTGCATTATTTCACAGGCCTGCAGATGGTTCAGTTGATCATCCTGTGTGCGTTTGGGATGTACCCTCTGCCCTATATGAAGATGATCTTCCCTTTACTCATGATCATGCTCATTCCAATAAG GAACTACTTGTTGCCGAAGATCATTGAAGCAAGGTACCTGGATATCATTGATTCTCAACACATGTAG